CCCATCAACCTCACTGAGGCTGTACTTTCATCAATTTATACAATTGCTTCAAGGGCTGCCTTTGGCAAGAAATTCAAAGACCATGAAAAATTTATATCAGTGATTACAAAAATAACCAAAGTTGCTGCAGGATTTTACATTGGAGATTTCTTTCCTTCTGCTGTTTGGTTGCAACATGTGACTGGCATGAGGCATAAGCTGGAGAAGGTGCATCAAGAAGCTGATCAGATAATGGAAAACATCATCAATGAGCATAAGGAGGCAAAGTCAAAGGCCAAAGGTAACGAAAGAGAAGCCGTAGATCTTGTGGATGTTCTCCTACAATATGAGGATGGTAGCCAACAAGATTTTTCTTTAACTAGGGACAACGTCAAGGCAATAATTCTGGTATGGATCATAACCTCTTTCAAATACATTTAATGTCCATAATCTTTGTCATACTTTATATGAAAGTGGAATTTGTCAGATAAGGGTGAGTTTGATTTCTATTTTCAGAAActtgttttagttttaaaaatctgAAGAAACTACACACTCACCAACTCTTTTGAGCTAGATCCGAAACGGAAGAACTTGATGAGAAAATATctcatatatgtttttattgttgATTTCTAAACGTAGAATATTCTGGGGGAGAAGTTGATTATTCAGTAGGATGAGTCTTGGAAAAGCAAATTTAAAACCAAAAAGAGAGTTGGAAATAAAAATTGTTCTAAATGTCTGACACTTTTCCCCTGTATATCTTATTTCCCACTTGTAAGAGCTCTTAAGTAGTGAAACAATTGCCTAATAACTCTACAAGCATGCAGTCTATTTGATTATTTACTTCTAACCTTTTTGGTTGATAAACTATCTTTAAGGACATTTTTGGTGGTGGTGGCGAGACATCATCAACAACCATAGATTGGGCGATGGctgaaatgatgaaggattCAAGAGTAATGAAAAAAGCACAAGCTGAGGTTAGAGAAGTATTTAACATGAAAGGAAGGGTTGATGAAAATTTCCTGGATGAACTCAAATAtttgaaactagttgtgaaagagaTTTTGAGATTACACCCTCCAACTCCTCTTTTGCTTCCAAGAGAATGTGGTGAAACATGTGAGATACATGGTTATCACATACCTGCCAAAAGCAAGGTCATGGTGAATGCTTGGGCAATTGGAAGAGATCCAAACTATTGGAGTGAACCAGAGAGGTTTTATCCCGAGAGATTCATTGATAGCACTATTGACTACAAAGGTAATAATTTTGAGTACATTCCTTTTGGTGCTGGAAGAAGGATATGCCCAGGCAGCACATTTGCTTTGAGAAATCTTGAACTTGCCCTTGCAATGTTGTTGTATCACTTTGATTGGAAACTTCCCAGTGGAATCACAATTGAAGAATTGAACATGAGTGAGATGTTTGGACTCACAATGAGAAGAAAAGATGATCTGTACCTGGTCCCTTTTCCTTATCATCCTTTGCCTGTCACATGAGCTTCTCCTTCAGAAACTGAAACCTTTGGTATCTCTATAATGCATACTGCACAATAAAAACCTACTGTCAATTCAAATAAGGCTTTGTTTCATTATGCTTGGCTGTCACAGAAAATGAAAATTCTGTAACTATTAagtataaaacttttttattttgcttaTCTTTTATTAAGGTGTGGCTCAGAAAGACCGTAATGTTACTCTTATGTTTATATCTTTCAgtaatttttggtttaatatttatatattacttttaaattagtCTCCACAATGAAACCAAGGTTGTACTAAAAACACTTAATTAAGAGTTAATTCATAGTGTAGCATAGAAACATAAACTCGAAAAAGATCATAATAATCTATGAAAAAGGTTCCATAAGTACATGTCTTTTCATATTATGTGTCAACCTTCTAATACTTTTACTTTgtcttttcatattatataggcttaaatagttatttggtcctagttttggtcaacttttttcactttggtcctatTTCTGAAATTGTTTTCGATTTGGTCCTACATTTCGTTAATCTTTTTCAATTAACTCTTTTTCCTTAACTCCGTCTAAATTGTTAACGGAACAGTGGCCAGCGTGGTCCTTTTCTGTGACGTGGATTGTTGTTCAGTGACATGTCCGTTTTCACTGTATACATAGACCAAATGTTATAATTGAAAGTTAGGgtttgtgtgattttgaaatgTGGTTGTCTTCCATCCATCTTCAGCTGAATAGGAATGTCTCGTGAGGCATCTTGCTCTTCTTGCAATAGCTGAGTTCACCAAACTTGCAATTCATGTCATGGTGGTTCTAGGGTTTCAGGCTCACCCCCAATTTGCGATTGCGGAGACATTGCAGTGGTGCGCAATCATTAACCCTAATCATTAACACTAATCCCAAACAATGGTCAGTCAGCAAAAAtcaaaccctaaaccaaaaCCTACCTCCGCGATGAACACCTTCAACCCTCCGTGAACGATTCTTCAAAGATCAGCGTCAATATTGGATGACAGAAATTGATCTGAAAGGGGCAATTGAAGGATATCCCCAAATCGACAAACAAATCCCCAATTCGAgaccaaaactaggaccaaatgactatttaagcaTATTATATATCAACCTTCTAACATTTTTACTTTGttaatgtgagacttccaactcACTCCCTTCCCCCCTCACACCGAGGTACATACATCTTGAGTGTGAGACTAAACATTAACAGGGTCATCGAGCCTATCCGTCCCGGTAGGGTAGTCGAGCCTGTCATTCTCTTCCGAGTCGTCGGGTCCTTCTCGCCCGTCTAGGGCATCATACCCGCCTGACTCGTCCTTGTCGAGCCAACAATTAAGACGACCCAAACCGATGTCTTAGACGTGTCGATCCTAAACCGATgacaaaaagttttataatatattttaaaaaataatatatttttcacgtTTAAGAAAAACCTCGTGACTAGCCTGACTCACATGacttttgtgaaatttttgacTTTATAGACTTTTTTTATGGAAGGTTTTTTGTTCTATGGATTTTTTTAGT
This portion of the Vigna unguiculata cultivar IT97K-499-35 chromosome 6, ASM411807v1, whole genome shotgun sequence genome encodes:
- the LOC114187563 gene encoding cytochrome P450 71D9-like, with amino-acid sequence MAELVLYFSALFFFIFLGLIVRKIGNTKKKDEETPSNMPDGPRKLPIIGNIHNLLCSLPHRKLRDLALKYGPLMHLQLGEVSTIVVSSAECAMEVMKTHDINFATRPKVLAIDVINYNCTNIAFAPYGNYWRQLRKICTLELLSQKRVNSYQPIREEELFNLVKRIDGNKGYPINLTEAVLSSIYTIASRAAFGKKFKDHEKFISVITKITKVAAGFYIGDFFPSAVWLQHVTGMRHKLEKVHQEADQIMENIINEHKEAKSKAKGNEREAVDLVDVLLQYEDGSQQDFSLTRDNVKAIILDIFGGGGETSSTTIDWAMAEMMKDSRVMKKAQAEVREVFNMKGRVDENFLDELKYLKLVVKEILRLHPPTPLLLPRECGETCEIHGYHIPAKSKVMVNAWAIGRDPNYWSEPERFYPERFIDSTIDYKGNNFEYIPFGAGRRICPGSTFALRNLELALAMLLYHFDWKLPSGITIEELNMSEMFGLTMRRKDDLYLVPFPYHPLPVT